A region from the Indicator indicator isolate 239-I01 chromosome 4, UM_Iind_1.1, whole genome shotgun sequence genome encodes:
- the BMP4 gene encoding bone morphogenetic protein 4, with amino-acid sequence MIPGNRMLMVILLCQVLLGGTNHASLIPEPGRKKVAELQGQAGSGRRSAQSHELLRGFETTLLQMFGLRRRPQPSKSAVIPSYMLDLYRLQSGEEEENLQEISLQYPERSTSRANTVRSFHHEEHLENVPGPSEAPWIRFVFNLSSVPENEVISSAELRLYREQVEEPSAAWERGFHRINIYEVMKPLSERTQAITRLLDTRLVHHNVTRWETFDVSPAVIRWTKDKQPNHGLVIEVTHLHHAQTHQGKHVRISRSLPQGRGDWAQLRPLLVTFGHDGRGHTLTRRARRSPKHQRSRKNKKNCRRHALYVDFSDVGWNDWIVAPPGYQAFYCHGDCPFPLADHLNSTNHAIVQTLVNSVNSSIPKACCVPTELSAISMLYLDEYDKVVLKNYQEMVVEGCGCR; translated from the exons ATGATTCCTGGTAACCGAATGCTGATGGTCATCCTACTATGCCAAGTCCTGCTAGGAGGTACTAACCATGCTAGCCTGATACCCGAGCCCGGCAGGAAGAAAGTCGCAGAGCTTCAGGGACAAGCCGGATCTGGACGCCGCTCTGCCCAAAGCCATGAACTTTTGCGAGGTTTCGAAACAACTCTGCTGCAGATGTTTGGGCTGCGAAGGCGGCCTCAGCCCAGCAAGTCAGCCGTCATTCCTAGTTACATGCTGGATCTCTATCGactccagtctggagaagaggaggaaaacctccAGGAAATTAGCCTGCAGTACCCTGAGCGATCGACCAGCCGGGCAAACACCGTGAGGAGCTTCCACCATGAAG agCACCTGGAGAATGTCCCTGGTCCCAGCGAGGCGCCCTGGATCCGCTTCGTCTTCAACCTCAGCAGCGTGCCGGAAAACGAGGTGATCTCCTCTGCGGAGCTGCGGCTGTACCGGGAGCAGGTGGAGGAGCCAAGCGCAGCGTGGGAGAGGGGCTTCCACCGGATAAACATTTACGAAGTGATGAAGCCGCTGTCGGAGCGCACTCAGGCCATTACGCGCCTCTTGGACACGCGTCTGGTGCACCACAACGTGACACGCTGGGAGACCTTTGATGTGAGCCCGGCCGTGATCCGGTGGACCAAGGACAAGCAACCGAACCACGGGCTGGTGATCGAGGTGACCCACCTCCACCACGCACAGACTCATCAGGGCAAACACGTCAGGATTAGCCGATCTTTACCTCAAGGGCGCGGGGACTGGGCTCAGCTCAGGCCGCTCCTGGTCACTTTTGGGCACGATGGGCGAGGCCACACGCTGACCCGCCGAGCCCGCCGGAGCCCCAAGCACCAGCGTTCCcgcaagaacaaaaaaaactgCCGCCGCCATGCCCTCTATGTGGATTTCAGCGATGTGGGCTGGAACGACTGGATCGTGGCACCCCCAGGGTACCAGGCATTTTACTGCCATGGGGACTGCCCCTTCCCTCTGGCCGACCACCTCAACTCCACGAACCATGCCATCGTGCAGACGCTGGTGAACTCTGTGAACTCCAGCATCCCCAAGGCCTGCTGTGTGCCCACGGAGCTGAGCGCCATCTCCATGCTCTACCTGGATGAGTATGACAAGGTGGTCCTGAAAAACTACCAGGAGATGGTGGTGGAAGGGTGTGGGTGCCGCTGA